The genomic stretch AAATAACTATTTCTGTGTCCATGGCGGTCTACCTGGTAAAGATAATGGCGGTGAAATGAAACTAGGTATTCATTCTACAGATGAGATTAAATCTTTACCTTATCCAGATATAAATCCAGATGACCCTATAGCTTTCCAACTACTTTGGAATGACCCTAGAGAAGGACTAGATGATTTCGGATTTTTACCAAACATTAGAGGCGAAGGGACATTCTATTTCGGAGAAAAAATTGTAAAAGAATTTTTAGATTCTACTGGATATAGTGGTATAGTAAGGGGTCATGAGGCTGTTGATGGTTTTAGAGTAGATATAAATAGAAAAGTAATAACTGTGTTTTCAAGTAGATATCACGGACAATCAGCTGGTGTTTTATTAATGGATGAGGGAAAGATAAAAAGAGTGTACTTATATCAAGATGGATCAGTAAAAGCGTTTGAAGGACTTTAATCACATTCTTCATAGGCTTCTTCTATTAGTTCTTTCGCTAAATCTTCTGGTAATTTCTTTGAAACTTTATAATTCTCGTGGAGAACAAAAACTTCCATTTGAGTGCTTTTTTCTCCTTCAAGATTAAAAGTTAAATATTGTACGGTACTAAATTCATCGCCTTGTTCTCTTCCAGCTTCTGGTTCACCCTGAATTAATTTCTCACCTACTTTAAGGAAAACTGAGTTGTAAATACCTTTTAACTCACTGAATACTTTCTTCAAGTCGTTAAAATCATACGCATTTATATATAAGGTAGCTTTAATTTTTCCTTTACAAGGCAATAATGAGGAATAAACATCAATTTCATGTTGAATATCTTTTTCATCTTCAAGTCTATCTAAATAGACCATTTCTTGAATTTGATGAAGAACTGTATCTCTGTTTTCGAAAAGCAAAGTTAGTCTATCTCCTAACTCTATTCTTCTCTTATCTTTGATCTGGGCAATTTTTCTAATTTTTTCCATCCTTATCTTCTCATATTCTTTCCACGGAATTATATCTTGAACAGTTATTTTAACCATTACTTAACACCTCTTTTAAAATTTGGATTGGATGTAAAGGTTGCCTTTTTGAAGCCTTTTGTATCTGTAATCCAGCTAGTGGGCATTCTGTCATGAATATATCTGCCTTACTTTCAGCAAAAGCATTCATCATTTTACTACCCACTACTCTGGCTTTCTCATAATTCCTTAGTCCCCATCCCCCGTCAATTCCAGAACAACCTTTATCGGATATTTCAACTTTAGCTCCTAATTTTCTCATAATATTAACCCCAGCATATCCAACTTTCAAATACTTTAGATGGCATGGAGGGTGATAAAATATTGACTTTTCTAATTTACCAGAAATCTTTATCTTTCCTTCTCTGTCTAATTTAAGTAAATATTCCATTGCATCATAAACCTTTATCCCTTCTTTTTGTAGAATTAGAGGATATTCTTTGCTTAACATTAAAGTACATGTAGGAATTGGTGAAACAATATCATATCCTTGTTCTATAAACTTTCTCATTAAAGAGTAATTATATTCAGCGTTCTTTTTCAATCTTTTAGCATCACCAACATCTAACATTGGGGCTCCGCAACATAAAAAGTTCGCCGTAACTACCTCAATTCCCAACTTATTAAAAACTTCTATTAGGTCAAATCCAAGTTCTGGGTAAAAGTTTTCTACCAAACATGTATGAAACAATACCACTTTGGCTATAGGTTTTTCAATTCTTTTAGGCTTAACTTCTCTTAGAAATCCTTTTTCTTTAACTAGTGGCATTGGTGCATCTTCACTTATTCCTAGTAATCTTCTGGTATGTGGATAAAGTTTAGATACTAGTGGTCTAGCTAAATTAGTACCATCAACAAGCTCAAAAAGGAAATCACGCAATGTTAATGGTTTTTGTGACCTAAAATACAGCCATGCCCAATCCATTAAATCTGCAAAATCCATTGCAAATTCATGGGGCGGTGTATATGGACAGTTATTATAACACATTTTACAGTGGAAACATTCTTTAGTTATTTCCTCAAGATCGTCTAATGTTAAGTTTTTTGGTCCTTTCTCGTCAGT from Sulfolobus sp. S-194 encodes the following:
- a CDS encoding metallophosphoesterase, coding for MDEAKEIFKIQGPFAGEYKAKRVAFVGDTHGAIDVTQYVFNEIFDKVDLLVFLGDYVDRYPPSGVENLMIILEKFLKNKDKVVVLRGNHESPITNLYYGFYEEVALKFGDEKVYEKFKDFFSYIPYVAIVNNYFCVHGGLPGKDNGGEMKLGIHSTDEIKSLPYPDINPDDPIAFQLLWNDPREGLDDFGFLPNIRGEGTFYFGEKIVKEFLDSTGYSGIVRGHEAVDGFRVDINRKVITVFSSRYHGQSAGVLLMDEGKIKRVYLYQDGSVKAFEGL
- a CDS encoding DUF3501 family protein, with the protein product MVKITVQDIIPWKEYEKIRMEKIRKIAQIKDKRRIELGDRLTLLFENRDTVLHQIQEMVYLDRLEDEKDIQHEIDVYSSLLPCKGKIKATLYINAYDFNDLKKVFSELKGIYNSVFLKVGEKLIQGEPEAGREQGDEFSTVQYLTFNLEGEKSTQMEVFVLHENYKVSKKLPEDLAKELIEEAYEECD
- a CDS encoding heterodisulfide reductase-related iron-sulfur binding cluster, whose amino-acid sequence is MYNLNPEDKTFFDSSKLLSEFIRQASICHGCRLCFNYCFAFPKLFKLTDEKGPKNLTLDDLEEITKECFHCKMCYNNCPYTPPHEFAMDFADLMDWAWLYFRSQKPLTLRDFLFELVDGTNLARPLVSKLYPHTRRLLGISEDAPMPLVKEKGFLREVKPKRIEKPIAKVVLFHTCLVENFYPELGFDLIEVFNKLGIEVVTANFLCCGAPMLDVGDAKRLKKNAEYNYSLMRKFIEQGYDIVSPIPTCTLMLSKEYPLILQKEGIKVYDAMEYLLKLDREGKIKISGKLEKSIFYHPPCHLKYLKVGYAGVNIMRKLGAKVEISDKGCSGIDGGWGLRNYEKARVVGSKMMNAFAESKADIFMTECPLAGLQIQKASKRQPLHPIQILKEVLSNG